In the genome of Solibacillus silvestris, one region contains:
- a CDS encoding inorganic phosphate transporter has translation MDTLLIITVLVVIFALAFDFINGFHDTANAIATSVSTRALKPRVAVLLAAVMNFVGAMTFVGVAKAVASGIVDPFSLNAFEGDTTGSVVILAALCSAITWNLLTWYFGIPSSSSHTLIGSIAGAAVASAGMNILNYEGFFKILQALIISPILALTLGFIVMKLFKFIFHRSPLYGTTKAFRLTQIGTAALQSFTHGTNDAQKAMGIITMALIAANWQSTDEVQDWVRFACALAMGLGTSVGGYKIIKTVGGKIMKIRPVNGVAADLTSASIIFGATVIALPVSTTHVISSAIMGVGAAQRVKGVKWGMARKIVITWFITLPISALMAALFYFLISLIF, from the coding sequence ATGGATACGCTATTAATCATTACCGTACTCGTTGTCATCTTTGCGCTGGCATTCGACTTTATTAACGGTTTCCATGATACAGCGAATGCAATCGCCACATCTGTATCGACACGTGCATTAAAACCTCGTGTAGCTGTTCTGTTAGCGGCAGTGATGAACTTCGTAGGTGCGATGACGTTCGTAGGTGTAGCAAAAGCTGTAGCATCTGGAATTGTGGACCCGTTCTCTTTAAACGCATTTGAAGGGGATACAACAGGGTCTGTAGTAATATTGGCAGCATTATGTTCTGCCATCACATGGAACTTATTAACTTGGTATTTCGGTATTCCATCAAGTTCTTCCCATACACTGATCGGCTCAATTGCTGGTGCAGCAGTTGCCTCTGCAGGTATGAATATTTTAAACTATGAAGGCTTCTTTAAAATTTTACAGGCGTTAATTATTTCGCCGATTTTAGCATTGACTCTTGGTTTTATCGTCATGAAACTATTCAAATTTATTTTCCACCGTTCACCATTATATGGGACAACGAAAGCATTCCGATTAACGCAAATCGGTACGGCGGCATTACAATCGTTTACACATGGTACGAACGATGCTCAAAAAGCGATGGGTATTATTACTATGGCTTTAATCGCTGCAAACTGGCAATCGACTGATGAAGTTCAGGATTGGGTACGTTTTGCCTGTGCACTGGCGATGGGTCTAGGAACGTCAGTAGGCGGATATAAAATCATTAAAACAGTCGGCGGTAAAATTATGAAAATCCGTCCGGTTAACGGGGTAGCGGCTGACTTAACTTCTGCATCAATTATTTTTGGTGCTACAGTCATCGCATTACCAGTTTCGACAACACATGTAATTTCTTCTGCAATTATGGGTGTTGGTGCAGCTCAACGTGTGAAAGGTGTTAAATGGGGAATGGCGCGTAAAATTGTAATCACGTGGTTTATCACATTGCCAATTTCCGCATTAATGGCCGCATTATTCTACTTCTTAATTAGCCTGATTTTCTAA
- a CDS encoding peptidase S7 encodes MTEKKHTEELAEEEFLELVLEEQEKALAKAREERLNPQPKKPKKQKPFVRIVVWLMALTLAFSTFAVIFNVYSIPAIEFLKVSAQLSNQENIQTYKQSVVTIDTDSGKGTGFAVSDNGYIITNDHVIEDALTITVVFPDDSLYKAEIVESYEEYDLALLKVDAENLPFLSLSPSSEFRKNEPVYFIGNPLAFSGIANKGTVIGYTTAADIQPDIIMMDAPVYRGNSGSPVINENGHVIGIVFATGTREGHGKVGLFIPIENVHELFHTYLK; translated from the coding sequence ATGACAGAAAAAAAACATACCGAGGAACTGGCAGAAGAAGAATTTTTGGAACTTGTTTTGGAAGAACAGGAAAAGGCGCTTGCAAAAGCACGAGAGGAACGGTTAAACCCACAGCCGAAAAAACCAAAAAAGCAAAAACCATTTGTTCGGATTGTAGTATGGCTGATGGCATTAACATTAGCTTTTAGCACGTTTGCTGTGATTTTCAATGTGTATTCCATTCCTGCCATCGAATTTTTAAAAGTATCGGCACAATTATCAAATCAGGAAAATATCCAAACATATAAACAATCTGTTGTCACAATTGATACCGACTCCGGAAAAGGAACAGGATTTGCGGTATCGGATAATGGCTACATAATTACTAATGATCATGTCATTGAGGATGCATTGACGATTACCGTTGTCTTTCCTGATGACTCACTCTATAAAGCTGAAATAGTTGAATCATATGAAGAATATGATCTAGCACTGTTGAAAGTGGATGCGGAAAACTTGCCATTTCTGTCACTTTCCCCATCGAGCGAATTCCGTAAAAATGAGCCTGTCTATTTTATCGGCAATCCGCTTGCATTTAGCGGGATTGCAAATAAAGGAACGGTTATTGGCTATACGACTGCTGCTGACATCCAGCCCGACATCATTATGATGGATGCTCCTGTTTATCGCGGAAACAGCGGTAGCCCGGTCATCAATGAAAACGGACATGTAATCGGCATTGTGTTTGCAACAGGTACTCGTGAAGGTCACGGGAAAGTCGGATTGTTTATCCCGATTGAAAATGTGCATGAGCTGTTTCACACTTATCTGAAGTGA